The proteins below are encoded in one region of Paenarthrobacter ilicis:
- a CDS encoding HNH endonuclease signature motif containing protein, which yields MESNGWKAGGTADSAGATLVADTAPTDALEDCAEAVAAMRQDAAGLARGFGLAEASDFAARIEEISRSLEYLKIIAAHAVARTRDEAGSSLNDGYRNASEFLRARLRIGIHEARGRLTLAPFLLPQTGLLGQEIPARTEELAAAAATGDISSRSASIITTTLDTVRHLTDPATLARVEHALTATAAEADPDFLNKVAKRWVDALDQDGPEPSEEALRQLQGAFVRNRRRNGLHYLEIFATAEQFETLTTAMNVATNPRLTPAPTDTDTDTAGSTSAGNTAGNTAAGNTAGNTAAVNTAAGNTAAGASAPAPELDRRSRAQKLLDGLVGACSLAMSTGKLPANGGLKPHIMVTIDHRDLLHHLTPTNPRQSNTGPASTRTATNPTSTAIATFTGPIHPNTIRKIACDADILPVLLGTGSEILDIGRTTRIFPPHIRKAITARDGGCTFPDCTMPAPWCEAHHITYWSQGGTTGTHNGALLCSHHHHLIHKEQWRIDMTTGAPWFIPPPHIDPRQTPRRNHHHTPLRT from the coding sequence ATGGAGAGCAACGGGTGGAAAGCAGGCGGGACGGCAGATTCTGCTGGCGCCACGCTCGTTGCTGATACTGCGCCGACCGACGCACTTGAGGACTGCGCGGAGGCCGTCGCCGCGATGAGGCAGGACGCAGCCGGGCTGGCTCGAGGGTTCGGCCTTGCGGAGGCTTCCGACTTCGCCGCCCGGATCGAAGAAATCTCCCGAAGCCTCGAATACCTGAAGATCATCGCAGCCCATGCCGTCGCTCGGACCCGGGATGAAGCAGGCAGCTCACTGAATGACGGGTACCGGAACGCCTCCGAGTTCCTTCGCGCGCGGCTGCGGATCGGAATCCACGAGGCCCGGGGCAGGCTCACCCTTGCCCCGTTCCTGCTCCCCCAGACGGGGCTGTTGGGGCAGGAGATTCCCGCCCGAACCGAAGAACTTGCCGCGGCAGCTGCCACCGGAGACATATCCTCACGGTCAGCGAGCATTATCACCACTACTTTGGACACCGTCCGGCACCTCACGGACCCCGCCACTTTGGCGCGAGTGGAGCATGCCCTCACCGCTACAGCAGCCGAGGCCGACCCCGATTTCCTGAACAAGGTTGCCAAGCGTTGGGTTGATGCACTCGACCAGGATGGTCCGGAACCCTCAGAAGAGGCACTCCGGCAACTGCAGGGAGCATTCGTCCGCAATCGACGCCGCAACGGGCTCCACTACCTCGAAATCTTCGCCACCGCCGAGCAATTCGAAACCCTCACCACCGCCATGAACGTCGCCACCAACCCCCGACTCACCCCCGCACCCACCGATACTGACACTGACACCGCGGGCAGCACATCGGCAGGCAACACCGCGGGCAACACCGCGGCAGGCAACACTGCGGGCAACACCGCGGCGGTCAACACCGCGGCAGGCAATACAGCAGCCGGCGCCAGCGCCCCCGCCCCGGAACTGGACCGCCGATCACGCGCCCAGAAACTCCTCGACGGACTCGTCGGAGCCTGCAGCCTCGCCATGAGCACCGGAAAACTCCCCGCCAACGGCGGACTCAAACCCCACATCATGGTCACCATCGACCACCGCGACCTCCTCCACCACCTCACCCCCACCAACCCAAGACAATCCAACACAGGACCCGCCAGCACCAGAACCGCCACTAACCCCACCAGCACAGCAATCGCCACCTTCACCGGCCCGATCCACCCCAACACCATCCGCAAAATCGCCTGCGACGCCGACATCCTCCCCGTCCTCCTCGGCACCGGCTCCGAGATCCTGGACATCGGCCGCACCACCCGGATCTTCCCACCCCACATCCGCAAAGCCATCACCGCCCGCGACGGCGGCTGCACCTTCCCCGACTGCACCATGCCCGCACCCTGGTGCGAAGCACACCACATCACCTACTGGTCACAAGGGGGCACCACCGGAACACACAACGGCGCCCTCCTGTGCAGCCACCACCACCACCTCATCCACAAAGAACAATGGCGCATCGACATGACCACCGGCGCCCCCTGGTTCATCCCGCCACCCCACATCGACCCCCGCCAAACACCCCGACGAAACCACCACCACACACCACTCAGAACCTAA
- a CDS encoding 4-hydroxybenzoate 3-monooxygenase translates to MTRTPITTQVAIMGAGPAGLMLSHLLAKQGIESVVVEIRSRKDIQETVRAGILEHGTVDLLVDSGVSDRVLREGDRHDGIELRFNGESHRINFKELVGESVWLYPQTDVFMDLAARREADGGAVHYSVTDTAVHDLEGKPKVWFTDSEGREFEIQADFLVGADGSRSHCRFQIPEANRKWYFHEYPFAWFGILAQAPRSSDELIYANSDNGFALISQRTENVQRMYFQCDPKENVAEWDDERIWGEFRKRVNGNGFELKEGPVLEKMVLPFRSFVHTPMRYGNLFLAGDAAHTVPPTGAKGLNLAIHDVKVLFEGLDSFYSNGSTALLDSYSDRALERVWKAQHFSYWMTSMLHTVPGADDFDRARQLGELRSVVSSDHGKAYLSEAYTGWPTSR, encoded by the coding sequence ATGACACGCACACCGATCACCACCCAAGTAGCCATCATGGGCGCCGGCCCCGCCGGGCTGATGCTCTCCCATCTTCTGGCCAAGCAGGGCATCGAGTCCGTGGTGGTGGAAATCCGGAGCCGGAAGGATATCCAAGAGACTGTCCGGGCGGGAATCCTGGAACACGGGACGGTGGACCTTTTGGTGGACTCGGGAGTGTCCGACAGGGTGCTGCGGGAAGGTGACCGCCACGACGGGATCGAGCTCCGCTTCAACGGTGAGAGCCACCGCATCAATTTCAAAGAACTGGTGGGTGAATCCGTATGGCTTTACCCGCAGACCGATGTCTTCATGGATCTTGCAGCCCGCCGGGAAGCGGACGGCGGGGCGGTTCATTACAGCGTCACGGACACCGCGGTCCACGATCTCGAGGGTAAACCGAAAGTCTGGTTCACGGATTCCGAGGGCCGGGAGTTCGAGATCCAAGCCGACTTCCTGGTGGGCGCTGATGGGTCGCGGAGCCACTGCCGGTTCCAGATTCCCGAAGCCAACCGGAAATGGTACTTCCACGAGTACCCCTTCGCCTGGTTCGGAATCCTTGCACAAGCACCCCGAAGCTCCGACGAGCTGATTTATGCCAACTCCGACAATGGGTTTGCCCTGATCAGCCAGCGTACGGAAAACGTCCAGCGGATGTACTTCCAGTGCGATCCGAAAGAGAACGTTGCTGAATGGGACGACGAACGGATCTGGGGTGAATTCCGTAAGCGCGTCAACGGCAACGGATTCGAGCTCAAAGAGGGGCCCGTCCTGGAAAAGATGGTGCTGCCGTTCCGGAGCTTCGTGCACACGCCCATGCGATATGGCAACCTCTTCCTCGCAGGCGATGCCGCCCACACTGTTCCCCCGACGGGCGCCAAGGGCCTGAACCTGGCCATCCACGATGTCAAAGTGCTCTTCGAGGGCTTGGACTCCTTCTACTCCAACGGCTCCACTGCGCTGCTCGACTCCTACAGCGACAGGGCGCTGGAACGCGTATGGAAAGCCCAGCACTTCTCTTATTGGATGACGTCGATGCTGCACACCGTGCCCGGAGCTGACGACTTTGATCGCGCGCGCCAACTCGGGGAGCTGCGCTCGGTTGTTTCCAGCGACCACGGCAAGGCATACCTGTCTGAGGCGTACACAGGCTGGCCGACGTCGCGCTAA
- a CDS encoding IclR family transcriptional regulator encodes MANSSSGDSVIDRVVRVIEAFPEGVTSLQLSELADRAGLPLSSAHRLIRQLSHHGLLDLGAGGNVRLGLRLWELVNRNSPTLALRQAAMPFMEDIQQVLNQNVNLAVLDGWEALFVERLSRRGSVANRAKIAGRMPVHISSAGLALMSHQPRELKAEYLQQFQDPAGKVSTDVVRHILAEAAQNGYAQLAGVVDPDTWGIAVPVVNSKSRTVAALGVVVPLAEMRLQALVPALQTAARGIGRQLA; translated from the coding sequence ATGGCCAACTCATCCTCAGGAGACTCTGTGATCGACAGGGTCGTCCGGGTTATCGAAGCGTTCCCTGAAGGCGTCACGTCACTTCAGCTGTCCGAATTAGCTGACAGGGCGGGGCTTCCCTTGTCCTCGGCCCATCGGCTGATCCGTCAGCTTTCCCATCATGGCTTGCTGGACCTGGGCGCGGGCGGGAACGTCAGGCTTGGCTTGCGACTCTGGGAGCTCGTCAATCGCAATTCGCCCACACTCGCGCTTCGCCAGGCGGCCATGCCGTTCATGGAGGACATTCAGCAGGTCCTGAATCAGAACGTCAACCTGGCGGTTCTTGACGGATGGGAAGCCTTGTTCGTGGAGCGCCTCTCGCGGCGGGGATCCGTGGCCAACCGCGCTAAAATTGCCGGCCGCATGCCGGTCCATATCTCGTCGGCAGGCTTGGCCCTGATGTCACATCAACCACGGGAGCTGAAGGCCGAGTACCTGCAGCAGTTCCAAGACCCAGCCGGGAAGGTGAGTACCGACGTCGTACGTCACATTCTGGCCGAAGCAGCCCAGAATGGATACGCGCAACTTGCCGGCGTAGTTGATCCGGATACGTGGGGAATCGCGGTGCCGGTGGTGAATTCGAAGAGTCGGACTGTAGCGGCCCTGGGGGTGGTGGTGCCCCTGGCGGAGATGAGGCTCCAAGCCTTGGTGCCCGCTCTCCAGACGGCCGCGAGAGGAATCGGCCGCCAGCTCGCTTAG
- a CDS encoding MFS transporter translates to MTTMPSSQRSAWPVWLCWLAMVLDGFDLVVLGTVIPTLIKTGELGFDAVGATFAATISLVGVGLGALFIAPLSDTFGRRKLLIACVAGFSVFTIAVAFAPNVAVFSALRLLAGLGLGACLPAALAYMNDYAPAGSAGKSTTRTMTGYHVGAVATALLAILIVPNWRLMFIIGGVAGLVLLPFLWAKLPESLPGTTSLPPAAQPKLETSAGGASGVGPSAKTLEAESKTGFKDLLQKPYPLIAAGIGIASFMGLLLVYGLNTWLPQLMAAAGYPVSTGLTLLLVLNLGAVGGLFLAGFLADKHGTKRIVLLWFGLSAVLLAILSVKIPNEMLLNAAVFVTGIFVFSSQVLVYAWVSQLFPARLRGTALGFAAGVGRLGAIVGPAVTGTLVAANIAYPAGFYVFAAAGVLAVVALCFVPLKVSTGEAA, encoded by the coding sequence ATGACAACGATGCCATCTTCCCAACGCTCTGCCTGGCCTGTGTGGTTATGCTGGCTGGCCATGGTCCTGGACGGGTTCGACCTGGTGGTCCTGGGAACCGTGATTCCCACCCTGATCAAGACCGGCGAGCTGGGATTCGATGCTGTAGGGGCAACCTTCGCTGCCACCATTTCCCTGGTCGGCGTAGGCTTGGGCGCCTTGTTCATCGCTCCACTGTCAGACACCTTCGGCCGGCGAAAGCTGCTCATCGCCTGTGTAGCCGGATTCTCGGTTTTCACTATCGCCGTAGCCTTCGCGCCCAACGTCGCGGTCTTCTCCGCCCTGCGGCTGCTGGCCGGCCTGGGGTTGGGCGCGTGCCTTCCCGCAGCCCTGGCCTACATGAACGACTACGCACCTGCGGGATCCGCGGGGAAGTCCACAACGCGGACCATGACCGGGTATCACGTGGGGGCGGTGGCTACGGCGCTGCTGGCCATTCTCATCGTCCCCAACTGGCGGTTGATGTTCATCATCGGCGGCGTCGCCGGGCTGGTCCTTCTCCCATTCCTCTGGGCCAAGCTGCCCGAGTCGCTTCCTGGCACCACGTCGCTACCCCCAGCAGCCCAGCCAAAACTGGAGACGAGCGCGGGAGGAGCGTCCGGCGTCGGGCCTTCCGCAAAAACCCTGGAAGCGGAATCCAAGACCGGATTCAAGGATCTGCTGCAAAAGCCCTATCCGCTGATCGCGGCGGGCATCGGCATTGCCTCGTTCATGGGGCTGCTGCTGGTCTACGGGTTGAACACTTGGCTTCCACAGTTGATGGCAGCCGCCGGGTACCCGGTGAGCACCGGCCTGACCCTGCTTCTTGTCCTCAATCTAGGTGCCGTAGGAGGACTGTTCCTGGCCGGATTCCTGGCCGACAAGCATGGCACCAAAAGGATTGTGCTGCTGTGGTTCGGATTGTCGGCGGTGCTTCTGGCAATCCTTAGCGTCAAAATTCCGAATGAGATGCTCCTCAACGCAGCCGTCTTTGTCACCGGCATTTTCGTCTTCAGCTCGCAGGTTTTGGTGTACGCCTGGGTGAGCCAGCTGTTTCCAGCGCGGCTCCGCGGAACGGCCCTGGGCTTTGCTGCCGGAGTCGGTCGGCTCGGTGCGATTGTGGGTCCGGCCGTGACCGGAACCCTGGTAGCGGCAAATATCGCCTACCCGGCCGGGTTCTACGTTTTCGCAGCAGCAGGAGTGCTGGCCGTCGTCGCGCTCTGCTTCGTACCGCTGAAGGTCAGCACCGGCGAGGCTGCCTAG
- a CDS encoding Hpt domain-containing protein, with the protein MSEACGLPALEPSRVRILAEELGDSAPAHRFVATYLSMLPARFLRISDGVCQRDPDASMDAILSLKISSAMVGALETERHCRAMEAMVRCEQFADAASALPALRRSTEDCLAVWPQTIG; encoded by the coding sequence GTGAGTGAAGCCTGTGGACTCCCTGCGCTGGAACCGTCGCGGGTGCGGATCCTGGCTGAAGAGCTGGGGGATTCCGCACCGGCTCACCGGTTCGTTGCCACCTATCTGTCCATGTTGCCGGCCAGGTTTTTGCGGATATCGGACGGCGTGTGCCAACGCGATCCGGACGCCAGCATGGACGCAATCCTGAGCCTCAAAATCTCCTCGGCCATGGTTGGTGCGTTGGAAACCGAGCGGCATTGCCGGGCCATGGAAGCAATGGTCCGTTGCGAGCAATTCGCTGATGCCGCCAGCGCTCTCCCGGCCCTTCGCCGATCAACCGAGGACTGCCTGGCCGTGTGGCCGCAGACCATCGGCTGA
- a CDS encoding signal peptidase I produces MSALSTITSPALHGRRSATRTSVEAAPRCEPANEAAPSPVAQPAAVETSGDSASSGDSAARPAGTFRRVAGKAFKGLGVGLLVIAALVFVFLAIGPRVLGYQTSTMLTGSMSPLINPGDVVVTVPTPVNDVKVGDIITYHIPVEDQRVETHRITEITTTADGGVAVQTKGDANNGIDPWIATLQGKTVDKQVATIPYVGNAIRALREPIVLNILMYGAPAILVIGMLASIWTKNPTDTSAKDAIEPQVATSE; encoded by the coding sequence ATGAGCGCACTGAGCACCATCACCAGCCCCGCCCTTCACGGCCGGCGTTCCGCCACACGCACCAGCGTTGAGGCTGCGCCCCGTTGTGAGCCTGCCAATGAGGCTGCGCCCTCCCCGGTAGCCCAGCCTGCCGCCGTCGAGACTTCCGGTGACTCAGCGAGTTCCGGTGACTCCGCCGCCCGGCCCGCCGGCACCTTCCGCCGGGTAGCCGGCAAGGCCTTCAAGGGTCTGGGCGTGGGCCTGTTGGTGATCGCCGCACTGGTCTTCGTGTTCCTGGCAATCGGCCCACGCGTCCTGGGTTACCAGACGTCCACCATGCTCACGGGATCGATGTCGCCACTGATCAATCCGGGTGACGTGGTGGTCACCGTCCCGACTCCCGTCAACGACGTCAAGGTGGGCGACATCATCACTTATCACATCCCCGTTGAGGACCAGCGGGTGGAGACGCACCGCATCACGGAAATCACCACCACAGCGGATGGTGGCGTCGCTGTCCAGACCAAGGGCGACGCCAACAACGGCATCGACCCGTGGATTGCCACGCTGCAGGGCAAAACCGTCGACAAGCAGGTGGCCACCATCCCTTACGTTGGCAATGCCATCCGTGCCCTGCGCGAACCGATCGTCCTGAACATCCTCATGTACGGCGCGCCGGCCATCCTGGTCATCGGAATGCTGGCCTCCATCTGGACCAAGAACCCCACCGACACCTCCGCGAAGGACGCCATTGAGCCGCAGGTTGCCACCAGTGAGTGA
- a CDS encoding TasA family protein: MAISLKTTSGKILASIALVGTAAAVAGMGTYGAFTSSTSASQAVTAGTVTIALGAPGAANTLNVPVTNILPGDKVEKLVTLANTGNSDLNTITLTTNAGTTASLLTTDATNGLQLTIENCSVAWTGTAAPYTCAGTKTTVLANGPVIAANKTLNNLTALTNTKTDNLKVTTTLPTTADNTFQGATSTIAFAFTGTQRTETTK; encoded by the coding sequence ATGGCCATCAGCCTCAAAACCACCTCCGGCAAAATCCTCGCCTCCATCGCACTGGTCGGCACCGCAGCCGCCGTCGCCGGCATGGGAACCTACGGCGCGTTCACCTCCTCCACCTCCGCCTCCCAGGCCGTCACCGCAGGAACGGTCACCATCGCCCTGGGCGCCCCCGGAGCTGCGAACACCCTGAACGTTCCCGTCACCAACATCCTGCCCGGCGACAAAGTAGAAAAACTCGTCACCCTGGCCAACACCGGCAACTCAGACCTGAACACCATCACCCTCACCACCAACGCCGGAACCACCGCCTCCCTGCTCACCACCGACGCCACCAACGGCCTGCAACTGACCATCGAAAACTGCTCTGTTGCCTGGACCGGAACCGCAGCCCCCTACACCTGCGCCGGCACCAAAACCACCGTCCTGGCCAACGGCCCCGTCATCGCAGCGAACAAAACCCTGAACAACCTCACCGCCCTGACCAACACCAAAACCGACAACCTCAAAGTCACCACCACCCTGCCCACCACAGCAGACAACACCTTCCAAGGCGCCACCTCCACCATCGCCTTCGCCTTCACCGGCACCCAACGCACCGAAACCACCAAGTAA
- a CDS encoding ZIP family metal transporter: MPMWLQALMWGTLAGGALVLGAGIAWIWKVAPKVVSTVMAFGAGVLISALAFELVDEAVQGGGLLPTVLGFLLGALIFVGSNVLLARAGAKHRKRSGGTQPSEKDSPGSGTAIAVGALIDGIPESVVLGVGLLAGGAVSPAMLAAVFISNVPEGLSSTAGMKKSGRSPAYVFGTWSGIALFSGLAALLGYTALENAPETVIAFITAIAAGGILAMLADTMIPEAFEEHHNLTGLTAAVGFLSAFTIHHVGG; this comes from the coding sequence ATGCCGATGTGGTTGCAAGCGCTGATGTGGGGCACACTGGCCGGCGGGGCGCTGGTGCTTGGGGCCGGCATCGCCTGGATATGGAAGGTAGCGCCCAAAGTGGTGTCGACGGTCATGGCCTTCGGCGCCGGCGTGCTGATCTCGGCGTTGGCATTCGAACTGGTGGATGAGGCGGTCCAGGGCGGAGGCCTGCTTCCCACCGTACTGGGCTTCCTCCTGGGCGCCTTGATTTTTGTTGGCTCCAATGTGTTGTTGGCCCGTGCGGGCGCAAAGCACCGGAAGCGTTCAGGGGGCACCCAACCATCAGAGAAGGATTCACCGGGGAGCGGAACCGCCATTGCGGTAGGCGCCTTGATTGACGGGATTCCCGAATCTGTTGTCCTTGGCGTGGGCCTCCTGGCCGGTGGTGCCGTGAGCCCTGCCATGCTGGCAGCGGTGTTCATCTCCAACGTTCCGGAGGGCTTGTCCAGCACGGCAGGGATGAAGAAGTCCGGGCGCAGCCCCGCCTACGTTTTTGGAACCTGGAGTGGTATTGCCCTTTTCAGCGGTCTGGCGGCCCTCCTGGGTTACACCGCCTTGGAAAACGCACCGGAGACCGTCATCGCGTTCATTACGGCCATCGCTGCCGGTGGCATCCTGGCCATGCTTGCGGACACCATGATTCCCGAAGCATTCGAGGAGCATCACAACCTGACCGGGCTGACTGCCGCCGTCGGGTTCTTGAGCGCCTTCACCATTCACCACGTGGGCGGCTAG
- a CDS encoding GlsB/YeaQ/YmgE family stress response membrane protein, whose translation MGFIGWIVLGLIAGAIAKAIMPGRQGGGWIATLLLGIVGAILGGWIGSALFNVGINEFWSLSTWLLAIVGALVVLFIWGLLTRKKA comes from the coding sequence ATGGGTTTCATTGGTTGGATTGTTTTGGGTTTGATCGCTGGCGCAATTGCCAAGGCCATCATGCCGGGCCGTCAGGGTGGCGGCTGGATCGCTACCCTGCTGCTGGGCATCGTAGGTGCCATCCTGGGTGGATGGATCGGCAGTGCACTGTTCAACGTTGGCATCAACGAGTTCTGGTCGCTGTCCACTTGGCTGCTGGCCATCGTGGGCGCACTGGTAGTCCTCTTCATCTGGGGCCTGCTGACGCGCAAGAAGGCATAA
- a CDS encoding serine/threonine-protein kinase encodes MTLLDATADRADRGAAGANVVLGERYCLGDQLGGGSEATVHEAFDLKTSRDVAVKIFRATEPAKSAPYRRELEIHRPLRHKNIVRVLDAGMTEPTAAEPARNYLVMDRVSGRDLRWFLHEQAASPGQTAEWMAGIARSLAYIHRRGVVHNDVKPGNILVDLAADPTGHGTAKLTDFGIAISGRHTAPESSSGTPHYLSPEEVCGGEATAASDIYSLGLVALECLTGTKAFPGPPLESMVARTLREPRIPGTVRRRWSMVLHAMTDPDPAGRPSASQAVGLLRRLDG; translated from the coding sequence ATGACTCTTCTGGATGCAACGGCCGACCGCGCTGATCGCGGGGCCGCAGGCGCCAATGTGGTGCTTGGAGAACGTTACTGCCTGGGCGACCAGCTGGGTGGAGGGTCCGAAGCCACGGTTCATGAGGCTTTCGATCTCAAGACCAGCCGGGACGTAGCAGTCAAGATTTTCAGGGCAACAGAGCCGGCCAAGAGCGCTCCCTACCGCAGGGAGCTGGAGATCCACCGTCCCCTGCGCCACAAGAACATTGTCAGGGTGCTCGACGCCGGGATGACGGAGCCAACGGCTGCGGAGCCGGCCCGGAACTACCTGGTCATGGACAGGGTCAGCGGCAGGGACCTGCGGTGGTTCCTCCATGAGCAGGCTGCCTCGCCCGGGCAAACGGCGGAGTGGATGGCTGGCATCGCCCGGTCACTTGCCTACATCCATCGCCGCGGAGTGGTACACAACGACGTCAAGCCCGGCAACATCCTGGTGGACCTTGCGGCCGATCCCACCGGGCACGGCACGGCAAAACTGACTGACTTCGGCATCGCCATCAGCGGACGGCACACGGCGCCCGAGTCGTCGTCCGGAACCCCGCACTACCTCAGCCCCGAGGAAGTCTGCGGAGGCGAGGCCACTGCGGCCAGCGACATCTATTCGTTGGGTCTGGTTGCCCTTGAGTGCCTGACCGGAACGAAGGCTTTTCCTGGCCCTCCCTTGGAGTCCATGGTTGCAAGGACTCTCAGGGAACCCCGAATCCCCGGCACGGTGCGGCGGCGCTGGTCCATGGTGCTTCATGCCATGACCGACCCCGATCCTGCCGGTAGGCCATCTGCCAGCCAAGCTGTCGGTTTGCTCCGACGGCTTGACGGGTAG
- a CDS encoding MarR family winged helix-turn-helix transcriptional regulator, producing MTSQAERQGYWYRLESRKQMGAVDVLNALRDYRSAEAEMRRRTRASMGMGETDLAALRYLLEAKRGGREVGPKELAVNLGITSASMTSLVDRLVRSGFVTREPHPTDRRALILKPTSGSEQEVRSTLGDMHSRMMEVAETLDGDDAAVVVDFLRRMRKAIDSVGAP from the coding sequence ATGACAAGCCAAGCGGAGCGACAGGGTTACTGGTACCGGCTGGAGAGCCGCAAACAGATGGGGGCTGTGGATGTGCTGAACGCGCTGAGGGACTACCGTTCGGCGGAAGCTGAGATGCGCCGCCGCACACGCGCTTCCATGGGCATGGGTGAAACGGACCTGGCTGCGCTGCGTTATCTCCTGGAGGCCAAGCGCGGGGGCCGGGAAGTTGGCCCCAAGGAGCTTGCAGTTAACCTGGGCATCACCTCGGCATCCATGACATCGCTGGTGGACAGGCTGGTCCGTTCGGGCTTCGTCACGCGGGAGCCGCATCCCACTGATCGCCGGGCCCTCATTTTGAAGCCCACCTCGGGCTCCGAACAGGAGGTCCGGAGCACTCTGGGCGATATGCACTCCCGCATGATGGAGGTTGCAGAAACCCTGGACGGCGATGATGCGGCCGTCGTCGTGGATTTCCTCCGGCGGATGCGCAAAGCGATCGACAGCGTGGGCGCGCCCTAG